A stretch of Lutra lutra chromosome 9, mLutLut1.2, whole genome shotgun sequence DNA encodes these proteins:
- the HADHB gene encoding trifunctional enzyme subunit beta, mitochondrial isoform X2 produces the protein MTSLLTYTFKNLPNTSKWAVQFFVRPLSCSSQLRAAPAAQTKSKKTLAKPNIRNVVVVDGVRIPFLQSGTSYKDLMPHDLARAALSGLLTRTNVPKDVVDYIIFGTVIQEVKTSNVAREAALGAGFSDKTPAHTVTMACISANQAMTTGIGLIASGQYDVVVAGGVELMSDVPIRHSRKMRKMMLELNKAKTLGQRLSLISKFRLNFLSPELPAVAEFSTSETMGHSADRLAAAFAVSRLDQDEYALRSHSLAKKAQDEGLLSDVVPFKVPGRETVTKDNGIRPSSLEQMAKLKPAFIKPYGTVTAANSSFLTDGASAMLIMAEEKALALGYKPKAYLRDFVYVSQDPKDQLLLGPTYATPKVLEKAGLTMNDIDAFEFHEAFSGQILANFKAMDSDWFAQNYMGRKTKVGSPPLEKFNNWGGSLSLGHPFGATGCRLVMAAANRLRKDGGQYGLVAACAAGGQGHAMIVEAYPK, from the exons CCGCCCAGACCAAATCAAAGAAAACCTTAGCAAAACCCAACATAAGGAATGTCGTGGTGGTGGACGGTGTTCGCATTCCGTTCTTGCAGTCTGGCACTTC gtaTAAGGACCTGATGCCTCATGATTTGGCTAGAGCAGCACTTTC GGGTTTGCTGACTCGGACCAATGTCCCAAAGGATGTTGTTGATTACATCATCTTTGGCACAGTTATACAGGAAGTGAAAACTAGCAATGTGGCTAGAGAG GCTGCCCTCGGAGCTGGCTTCTCGGACAAGACCCCTGCTCACACTGTCACCATGGCCTGCATCTCTGCCAACCAAGCCATGACCACAG GTATTGGCTTGATCGCTTCTGGGCAGTATGATGTGGTCGTGGCAGGTGGTGTAGAGTTAATGTCTGACGTCCCTATTCGTCATtcaaggaaaatgaggaaaatgatgcTTGAGCTCAATAAGGCCAAGACTCTGGGTCAGCGACtgtctttaatttcaaaattcagaTTGAATTTCCTATCACCTGAG CTCCCCGCAGTGGCTGAGTTCTCCACCAGTGAGACCATGGGTCACTCTGCGGACCGGCTGGCCGCTGCCTTCGCTGTCTCTCGACTGGACCAGGATGAGTATGCGCTGCGTTCGCACAGCCTGGCCAAGAAGGCGCAGGATGAAGGCCTGCTGTCTGATGTTGTACCCTTCAAAGTGCCAG GAAGAGAAACAGTTACCAAAGATAATGGCATTCGTCCTTCCTCTCTGGAGCAGATGGCCAAACTAAAACCTGCATTCATCAAGCCCTATGGCACAGTGACAGCTGCAAATTCTTCTTTCCTG ACTGATGGTGCATCTGCAATGCTGATTATGGCAGAGGAAAAAGCTCTGGCCTTGGGTTATAAGCCGAAGGCATATTTGAG GGATTTCGTATATGTGTCTCAGGATCCAAAAGATCAACTTTTACTTGG accaACATATGCTACTCCAaaagttctggaaaaggcaggatTGACTATGAATGATATTGATGCTTTTGAATTTCATGAGGCATTCTCA GGACAGATTTTGGCTAATTTTAAAGCCATGGATTCTGATTGGTTTGCACAAAACTACATGGGTAGAAAAACCAAG GTTGGGTCACCTCCCCTGGAGAAGTTTAACAACTGGGGTGGATCGCTGTCCCTGGGACACCCATTTGGAGCCACTGGCTGCCGGTTGGTCATGGCGGCTGCCAACAGACTGCGGAAGGATGGAGGCCAGTATGGCTTAGTGGCTGCCTGTGCGGCTGGCGGGCAG GGCCATGCTATGATTGTGGAAGCTTATCCAAAATAA
- the HADHB gene encoding trifunctional enzyme subunit beta, mitochondrial isoform X1: protein MTSLLTYTFKNLPNTSKWAVQFFVRPLSCSSQLRAAPAAQTKSKKTLAKPNIRNVVVVDGVRIPFLQSGTSYKDLMPHDLARAALSGLLTRTNVPKDVVDYIIFGTVIQEVKTSNVARELFTWSHPYLSEAHSGLRQYCTGSFISLTSCVLAALGAGFSDKTPAHTVTMACISANQAMTTGIGLIASGQYDVVVAGGVELMSDVPIRHSRKMRKMMLELNKAKTLGQRLSLISKFRLNFLSPELPAVAEFSTSETMGHSADRLAAAFAVSRLDQDEYALRSHSLAKKAQDEGLLSDVVPFKVPGRETVTKDNGIRPSSLEQMAKLKPAFIKPYGTVTAANSSFLTDGASAMLIMAEEKALALGYKPKAYLRDFVYVSQDPKDQLLLGPTYATPKVLEKAGLTMNDIDAFEFHEAFSGQILANFKAMDSDWFAQNYMGRKTKVGSPPLEKFNNWGGSLSLGHPFGATGCRLVMAAANRLRKDGGQYGLVAACAAGGQGHAMIVEAYPK, encoded by the exons CCGCCCAGACCAAATCAAAGAAAACCTTAGCAAAACCCAACATAAGGAATGTCGTGGTGGTGGACGGTGTTCGCATTCCGTTCTTGCAGTCTGGCACTTC gtaTAAGGACCTGATGCCTCATGATTTGGCTAGAGCAGCACTTTC GGGTTTGCTGACTCGGACCAATGTCCCAAAGGATGTTGTTGATTACATCATCTTTGGCACAGTTATACAGGAAGTGAAAACTAGCAATGTGGCTAGAGAG ttGTTTACCTGGTCTCACCCTTATTTGTCGGAGGCTCACTCGGGGCTCAGGCAGTATTGCACAGGTTCTTTCATCAGCTTGACCTCCTGTGTATTG GCTGCCCTCGGAGCTGGCTTCTCGGACAAGACCCCTGCTCACACTGTCACCATGGCCTGCATCTCTGCCAACCAAGCCATGACCACAG GTATTGGCTTGATCGCTTCTGGGCAGTATGATGTGGTCGTGGCAGGTGGTGTAGAGTTAATGTCTGACGTCCCTATTCGTCATtcaaggaaaatgaggaaaatgatgcTTGAGCTCAATAAGGCCAAGACTCTGGGTCAGCGACtgtctttaatttcaaaattcagaTTGAATTTCCTATCACCTGAG CTCCCCGCAGTGGCTGAGTTCTCCACCAGTGAGACCATGGGTCACTCTGCGGACCGGCTGGCCGCTGCCTTCGCTGTCTCTCGACTGGACCAGGATGAGTATGCGCTGCGTTCGCACAGCCTGGCCAAGAAGGCGCAGGATGAAGGCCTGCTGTCTGATGTTGTACCCTTCAAAGTGCCAG GAAGAGAAACAGTTACCAAAGATAATGGCATTCGTCCTTCCTCTCTGGAGCAGATGGCCAAACTAAAACCTGCATTCATCAAGCCCTATGGCACAGTGACAGCTGCAAATTCTTCTTTCCTG ACTGATGGTGCATCTGCAATGCTGATTATGGCAGAGGAAAAAGCTCTGGCCTTGGGTTATAAGCCGAAGGCATATTTGAG GGATTTCGTATATGTGTCTCAGGATCCAAAAGATCAACTTTTACTTGG accaACATATGCTACTCCAaaagttctggaaaaggcaggatTGACTATGAATGATATTGATGCTTTTGAATTTCATGAGGCATTCTCA GGACAGATTTTGGCTAATTTTAAAGCCATGGATTCTGATTGGTTTGCACAAAACTACATGGGTAGAAAAACCAAG GTTGGGTCACCTCCCCTGGAGAAGTTTAACAACTGGGGTGGATCGCTGTCCCTGGGACACCCATTTGGAGCCACTGGCTGCCGGTTGGTCATGGCGGCTGCCAACAGACTGCGGAAGGATGGAGGCCAGTATGGCTTAGTGGCTGCCTGTGCGGCTGGCGGGCAG GGCCATGCTATGATTGTGGAAGCTTATCCAAAATAA